The DNA region TGAAAAATTGAGCTCACAAGATCAATAGCATTTGGATCAGATTTATTGATCTTGTGAAGATAATCAAAGTTTAAGGATGCAAAGAAAAAGTAAGAAGGCGATGAAGAAAAGTTTGTTATTCATCTAAACTAATATGATCTGTACAATCTGATGTATGGTaggtaaaaagaaaactaaccaATACTCAATATTTACTAAACTGTTGAATGAAACCCGATTATCCTAATACTTTTGTAAATATTCATACATATTGTTAGTTTCAAAGAGTGTGTACCCTCAGCTTCGTTCCCATTGAGTTTggggttttcgggttttggctaTAGTTCGGTTTTGGTATTTAGTACCTGGAGTACCCAAATTGTACCGGAAAACCCAGAAAATACTGAAACTCGAAAATACATGAATACCTGAATATCTCAAAAAGCAATAAAATATATCTAGAATATGAAAGTTTACCAGGAAAACCCAAAACCATAATCTATTTTCCTACTACATGGAGGActcctaaaccctaaaagacATGGGTCGACTATTATGCACCTCGACTTTAGCAGTAGCGACTAACGGTTTTCAAGCCTATAAGTTGAAAAACCCACTCAAAAAGATCAATAAAACCTTACTTTGATCCTTGTTTCTTGTTCAGCTGTTTTACTTCATGTTAACGTAGTATCACGAGGAaccttgttttattttatcctAACAGTTTAGTTTAGGTATTTAGTACTCAGAGTAGCCAAACTGTATTGAAAAACGCAGAAAATATGAATACCCGAATACTTGAAAAAGCTacgaaattattttaaaatctgaaacTTTACCTTAAAACTCCAACACTAAGccaaaacgttttaaaaaaattacccATGATACTAAAAATACCTAGTTTTGTGTTCATTTGGGTAATTGATCGGGTCTTGGTTAAGACCTAGATCCAAACCGAGATTCGCGTATATAATATAGATCCGTACCCGAAGCAAAACTTTATTTTCagatcagatttttttttaaagatttccAAGTTCTAGGAAAAATGTCGGCATAATTGGAAGTCGAGTCTAGAATAAAACTCTATCAAGGTAATAGAAAATTccttatttaaaaattcatattaaacatcattttattattttcatattgaaaaataatatcatacgttcatatatagtatatttttttagaaaaaaacataggCAGAAAGTCATATGTGAAAGCGGGGAAAGTCAAATGGTTTAATCTTTTTGAGATCttttttcataaaattcaataaaatgaaGAGTTGGCTTGACAGCTAATTGTATTTTTTCTTCGTACTTACTCAATTTTCTTTCATTGTAATCTACCATAAATCTTACATTccatttttattacataatactATGTAcacctataaaataaaaacaaattttaataaatttattttgacacatgtcaaaatTTCATGAtgataaaatcaatttttataatataaaaagctTCATTCTTTTTCGTAATAAGATACATACATGTTCTAACATACATATTATCTCTTGCTTTCTTCCAAACCTCTACAAAAGTAACTTTTCTAATGTCTATAAGAAATATAACCGAGGATGGAGATAAAACTCTCTTACTGCAGCAAGAAATTTCTGAAATCAGCTCTCCTCTCAGTGAATTTCCGCCGAGTACTAATGTTCTGGTTGTCGACGGCAGTCTCAGCACTTTACTTAATATGAAAGAAATCATGGAACGCTGTGCCTATCAAGGTAATTGTCTTCTTACATAGTcacatatatgtgtataaattAAGCGATTTAATAAAGATTTGTTAAAGCTATGGTTTTATACTTACGTGTTTAATCATTATCCAGTGACGGCTTATGCGGACGCAGAAGAAGCCATTGCGTTTCTGACAAACTCTAAACATGAGATTAATATTGTAATTTGGGATTATCATATGCCTGGAATTAATGGACTCCAAGCTCTCGCAATCATTGGTTCAAAGATGGATCTTCCTGTAATAAGTATGTATATCGTGcattaaatttttacttttcaaaCTATTATAACAAAATTCTCTTAATTCgataacaaataataattaatttaatctTTTGTAGTTATGTCAGATGACGATCAAACAGAATCAGTCATGGACGCAATGGTACATGGTGCATGCCACTATGTTATGAAACCCGTTAGAAAAGAGATCATAGCCACCATATGGCAACACATTGTACGCAAGAGGATGAAATCTAAAACCGGTTTAGTTCCACCGGCTGTGGCTCATGATGACTGTTCAAAGCAAGAAAAAGAGGAAGCAATAACAAAGAAACGAAGAAGGATAGGTATAGAAGAAACTCAACCAATGCAATCAGATTTGGTTAAGAGTAACGGCTCAGACCAAGACAGCAACGATTCCAGGAGCGTAAGCAATTACAACTGTGAACAAagcataaataataaaaatgcgAGATATTTCAAGAAACCGCGGATGACGTGGACCGGAGATCTTCAAGAGAAATTTCTCGAAGCCATCAAAATAGTTGGTGGGCCTAAAAGTAATCTAACTATTCTAAAATCTCTagtaattcaaatttaattatttctcttttatttacTTATCATTTTTTGAATGCAACCGCAGAAGCTAGTCCAAAGATACTTCTCAAATGCTTGCAAGACCTGAAGATCGAAGGACTCACTAGAAACAATGTGTCCAGTCATCTTCaggttacaaaaaaatattatatatttttttattgtgacAATTAAACTAGGATTCTGCATATATGAATAACACAAATTCTACATCAATTGTGTTGCCGTGCAGAAACATCGTCTAAGTCTTGAACAGAACCAAATTCCTCAACAGTTTCCAGAGACTGATTGGTCTAGTTTGTGTAGACCTTCGCCTTTCTTAGGTATGAACAATGGTTTCATTGCACCATCACCCTTTATGAATGGTCCAGCTGTTTACCCGGTCCAGGAAAATCAATATCAAAATGGTTACTTGTCAACGAACAACAACCACTTCGTTACCAATAATATGCCTGGTTTGTCCTACTTTAACAATGATCACCATCTCCAGCAGCAGTATCAACAACGACAATATCAGCTTCCAAATCAGGTGAATAACATGATGAGAAGGAATGAACCTCAACAAGCTTATAATGGCATTGGTTTAACAGATCTCGAGTCCTCAACTTATCCAAGTTTGCCTAACGATCTAGACGAGTTTCTATTCGATGGCTACAATTTCGGTAACTGATATGAGCTTCTCTTTAAGATGGTCTTTGTGGGAGATTATTTGTTTCTAGGAAAATTCAAGATTGTGAGGGAATAATCAGTGCGTAAGGGAAAACGAGCATGTCTTGTGCGTCGCAAGAAGATCAGctattttataagaaattaattataaagtatCGTTTACTGATGATATGTATATCAGTATCATAtgtatgaaatattttttttttgtttctaataaactttttatttatgaatatcattttctttcagcagatttaattatattttatgaaatgagTTGCTTGCAAGTTCTTTAATTCATAAACCATAACACATTATCAGGAAGCGAATCCGTGGACAGGAAACACATCAagacataatacttatgtttattttctatatatatttctatagaGATAATGATATAAAGATAAAAGATAATGACGTGGAATTCGTTGTCATCTTGTTAGTCCTGGAGTCTACCTACTTAGTcaatctatataattttttgtgatgATCACACTCacttttttaaaactttatatggTATCGTAGAAAATCAATCTCTAACATCATAACGTTTTCTCTGGTCCTGCCTTCTATTATCAATATGCACATAGTTACTAACTTGCGGACCATGGCTATTATTTCTACGACATAAAAGTACTATGATATGATATATGGACTATAGAATTTTAGAACTCTCTTCAAGATAAACAGAAAATCTAATTCGTTAATGGCTCTACTAAACCATCTGTGTGAATCCCGACTTAGATAGTTCAGCATTAAAAAACTTGAAGGTTGTGGGTTGGGTTAGGCCTGGGCACAAAAACCGGACCCGAGGACCCGAACCGGAACTGACCCGAAAAATCAGGGTATCGGGTTTATTCGGTTCTTCAGAAATAACCGTTTGGGTCCTAAACTGttgtatccgaagaaccggtatCCAACCCGACCCGGACCGAACatcgaatgggtatccgaagatatccgaaataaaatatatatttcaaaatattatttataattatatgtataattattttaattttaattataaatttaatatattagttattttcaataattttgtgtattttcagataaaaatatTGTAGTTTGGATAGAAGTACTTAAACAAAACTGTATCAAATGAgtatatttggttattttttggtaaatctgagtagtttggatacaaaataccagaaccgaatcggataatatggttattttgggtaatattatccgaacccgttaCAAATACATTTATTCGGTTATTTTCAGGTTCTTTTATAtcagaaccgaacccacccgaatccggaaagacccgactcgaacccgatccaaaattttataatacccgaatgggttTTAGTTTTCaaacccgaaagaaccgataCCCGAATGGATTTTAGTTTTCAAATCCGAAAGAAtcgatacccgaaagaaccgatacccgaaagaaccgatccgtacccgaatgggtatccgaacgcccaggcctaggTTGGGTACTCACATATATTGAACTTCTGGTACATTAACATGTCAAGTTCCTGACGCATACCATAGCAGCTATGggaatctcttttttttgtgcatTGCTATGGGAATCTCATCTTAAACATCATTTTCAGTAAAATGCAGTTTTTAAAAACATTCTACAAAAAGATGCTACAAACTGCAaacataatgaaaaaaaaactgttttacaATACTATCACCTTCTTtacaaaacttcaaaacttctTGTAGCTGCGCTGCTTCTACATAAACAAGTACATACCACGTAAAGCTGAATGCTCTTTTGATTTGTACCTCGCTTGGGTTATGTGGTGGGGCTTTATATAGTAATCACTAATAATTCATATGTCAGTAttgaattaaattatatatcatattaaaaaactaaatataactACAATAACTTCTACCTACTTATATATATCACTTTTTGTCATAGACTTTTAGAGACTCAATcggactctgtaaaccaaattggtagctctgcatccatgtgcacaacaaaGGACGTCTGTTTCCTAGCACTACGTGCTAAGCCATCGGCCTTCAGATTCTTTGTGCGAGATACATGAATGATTTCCAAGCTGTGAAAAGATTCTTTCAAGGTCTTTATGTCTTCTAAATAAGTAGCAAACGCATGCCATTCATCTGGTTCAGAcaccatctttaccaattgCAAACAATCTATTGCAAACATGACCCGAAACTGACGCAAATTCcacatacattccattgcccaaagtAAAGCTTCTATCTCAGagtgaagaggagagagagaagccCTTACATTATGTGCTCCCATTAGGCCCGTAAAACCTTCAAGAGTACTATACCATCCCTGCCCGGAAAAAAACTTCCTTATCCTTCCAAGACCCATCCAGAAAACACCACCGGCCGGTAATCATCGGAAGATTTGCTTGTTGTGGGTTTGGTGTCGGCGTTTGTACTACTTGTGCCTCAGCCCATAGCCGTGATTCTGTTTCCGCAAGTTGAAGAGTATTCCTAGGGTCCATATCCAAATTGCTAAAAACCTTGTTATTTCTTCCTTTtcaaatataccataatatccaaGCAAATTGATGATCTTCCAATTCAGGTCGAATTCACCAGAATATGTAATCCATATTTGTGAACAGAGATTCAGTTGTGGAGTTAGATGGGATCTAGGATAGTGCCCAAACCTGACGCGCTGGAATACATTCAAAGAACACATGGTTAATTGATTCTTCTGTAGCACCACATCTATCACAACATAAATCCCCTGATAGCTCTCTCGCATTTAAATTATTTCTCATAGATATACATCCTGATATacttatatttatcatattttgtgtatatatatcaacaaaattAATTGTAAGTGTACCTTAACACATAAAAATGAATacttataaaatcaaaattttgttgttAGTTAAATGGCTGAAATTTCCTTTAAATTATCGGTTCATAATGttaattaacaaatttatttttaccattttaacATAGTTTACTAAAACAAACAAGCATCCAAAAtaagaatttttatatttaaatatagaaatatttaaacctagataataagataaatttaaaataaatatgcattAGATACAATATGATATTAACAATTAGTcttataaaatgtaaatttaaTTCTTTTGcagtttaaataaaatcaaattttaatagttaGACCAAATCAGAAAAGGaataatataaatagttattaaatattacaatttaatatatatttatatatatatatatatagttttgtaaaatgtaaatttaaatctgttgaaatttaataaaattaaattaaacttgTTAACTAAACCCAATTGAAATAAATTAGACTACATATAGTTATAActataattttagttttccGAATTGAtgaagttaaaatataaaaataataatttcaaatgtaaattaaatttttatttttgatataaaaaagtattatatttaaaactattattttggtATATGGTGGAAAGTTGTCCTAGTAAAATACATTGAGAGCTAAAAGACCATCATTAACTCAGGTCTTTTAACTGGGATTCTTACTTTCGGTTAAGATCCAGTTAAAAGAcaatttttaggttttttagattttaattaagaaattttaaaaaatcgtttcttaaataaaagatataaaaactGTCTCAGCtgaaaagtattaaaaataaaaaatatagaaccATGAATTAAGAATTTCGACTAAGAGACCGGAGTTAATTATGAATCTCAATCGACTAAGAAACATAGGACTTGGTAATTAGGCGTTGGGAAACTTAGGAGAAGAAAGCgacaaatttcaaatttataaatgaatatCGCTCGATCTCTTTTGAAAGATAAGCACATAAACAAACGCCGACCCACAAAAAGAGGCAAATAAATATACAACAGAACCATTTATGTGAAGACATCTAGATGCTTGGGAAACTCGAAACAGATTTTGCAAAATTTTACCCGTAAAAGATCTAATagtttacaaagaaaaataaaaaaaaggtcTCATGatctgatgtttttttttttccaactgaattttattataaaaaagaccAAGCCCAATAAACGAGGCCCAAAAACTTACAAAAGATTACAACCAAAAGCCCAACTAAAAACAACACAACAATGGGTATCAAAGCCCATTACCCTAAACCGGATCTAACCTAGAAACCACCGACCAAAACCGTCGGGTTTCGACACGAACACGGACACGTATAGATCCCTCAGCCAAACGAGAGAACACGTGTCCCACCAATCTTTCCAATCTTCCCCGGTGAGAGCACCGGAGACCGCCGGAAACGCCGTCGTGGAAACCGGTGCACAATCACCGAACTCTCAAGGCGCACgctttcatcttcttcgttcCGAGCAAAGGAGAGCTTCCATCGACTGTTCGAGATCTCATCCCACGCTCTATACCACAAACACAAAGAGAGAAGAAGCTTCAGCCACGTCAACACCACCATCCATCGGAGAGCTTCAACCGTACATCTACGGCATCTCCTCCGATACACCAACATCGATTCCAAACGAAACCAAATCCAAAAGCCATCCACCACCGTCTTCAAAATAAGACGACGGCTCGATTTGTCTAAAGCCGGCGGCGTGGAACGTGGAGTCTCCACCCCCGGAGTCATAGCCGGCGACGAGAGCTGTGAAAGCCTCTCACTCCCGGAGTCAGAGGAAAGAAACCGTCGAACGCTTCCTTTTAAAACTAACATGCAAcgaacaaaagaagaagaacagaacGAAAAAACgaaaatcaaaaacacaaatccggaccgacggtggctgtgAAAGCCCACCCGTCGGCCGGAAACACTGTTCGCGGCGGCGGTTCTCTAGAGAGAAGGCAGAGCGGTTTGTCTAGAGAGagattttttctttctcatgATCTGATGTTTCATGCATAGTCTCTAATATTTCATTTCAGGCGTTAGAAAGAGAAcgaaaacaaataaacaataaaacaaacaaCCATTCATATGCAGACATTTAGATGCTTAGATATATCTAAACAGATTTTGGAAATATTGCCCGTTAAGTGAGATAGTTCAGTAAGCATATAAAAAGCCAAAAGGTCATATGATCTGATATTCCCCTATTTCTTGTAGCTCCAGTAAATTTTGGGACAATTCGATGTAAGGAGCCCTATTAAATCTCAGTACCataatgtaatttatattatataaaatgaatatacatatatatagatatttgagtatgtttatatatatatatattttttttgtaaaattgaaaTAGGTGAATGAGGCATAAAATGTGGAATAACACTATAGAATTACTTTTAAaggtaaaatattttaatatatcacATCTTGTCTTtccaattttattttgtttatattaaattaaataaattatcatataaATTAGTATGTCTAaagttttgaatatatataatttagtgtttatttgttattttgatgATGTGGCTATTATAGATGAAAAGGAAATTgattaataatatacatttttttttttgacattaaatggctattctattactcaaacttaaAGTGGTTTGGATAATATAACCGGTTTAGAACAACCAAAGTAGCAAATATATCTATGAAAAGTACGAGCAGACCTAGCTAACGAATCAGTTATCACATTTTGATTCATTGGAATATAGTAGATGTTGAAGTCCCTGTAGACATCTTAAGAGTTTGAATAATTTCCAACTCCGTTGAGAAGTTTTGCCATGCTTGTAGTTCCATTAGCATTGCAATTAGATCCTTACAATCTGTTCTAAATCTCTGACAATCTAAATATTGCAGCATTGTCTTCATTGCCCATTTTAAAGCTTCAAGTTCCGAATGTAATGCTGACTCGCGTCTTCTCAAGTTTCTTGTCCCCATAAGTTAGATCATTCTCATGCTATCCTTCCAAGCCCATCCTAATCCACTCAAATGGTCAGTAGAGGTCTAAGAACCATCCACCATACAAATATCACCCAAACTTAAGACTTTGGTTGATGAGGAATTTGGTCCCTTGGAGAAGTCAGTACCGTCTCTTTCGCATTGTGTCATGTCTGACACTCATTCTCTTCATACCGGACTAACTACATTGGATCTTTGTCTATACCCCTGAATAACTTGTCATTCCGAGCCTTCAAAATATACCATATTATCCAAGGATAAGAGTTCTTATCATTTTCTGGCTCCATGATATTGTTCTTCCTCTAAAACAGATAATCCACATTGGTATAAATGCTTGAGAGAGGAAATGTTTGGGGGTTTCATGATGTGGATGATAATTCCAATACTTGTACTAGTGGTGGACATTCGAAGATTGCATGAGT from Raphanus sativus cultivar WK10039 chromosome 8, ASM80110v3, whole genome shotgun sequence includes:
- the LOC130498797 gene encoding putative two-component response regulator ARR19; amino-acid sequence: MSIRNITEDGDKTLLLQQEISEISSPLSEFPPSTNVLVVDGSLSTLLNMKEIMERCAYQVTAYADAEEAIAFLTNSKHEINIVIWDYHMPGINGLQALAIIGSKMDLPVIIMSDDDQTESVMDAMVHGACHYVMKPVRKEIIATIWQHIVRKRMKSKTGLVPPAVAHDDCSKQEKEEAITKKRRRIGIEETQPMQSDLVKSNGSDQDSNDSRSVSNYNCEQSINNKNARYFKKPRMTWTGDLQEKFLEAIKIVGGPKKASPKILLKCLQDLKIEGLTRNNVSSHLQKHRLSLEQNQIPQQFPETDWSSLCRPSPFLGMNNGFIAPSPFMNGPAVYPVQENQYQNGYLSTNNNHFVTNNMPGLSYFNNDHHLQQQYQQRQYQLPNQVNNMMRRNEPQQAYNGIGLTDLESSTYPSLPNDLDEFLFDGYNFGN